In Thermomonas carbonis, a single genomic region encodes these proteins:
- a CDS encoding lipid-A-disaccharide synthase N-terminal domain-containing protein produces the protein MNTAIPWLEWTGIHMSPWKLIGLVGALMFGGRWLVQFIASKRQGKPVIPRAFWYMSIIGSLMTLSYFIFGKNDAVGILQNLFPSFTACYSLYLDIKHRGWDRDRNAH, from the coding sequence ATGAACACCGCCATTCCGTGGCTGGAATGGACCGGCATCCACATGAGCCCGTGGAAGCTGATCGGCCTGGTCGGCGCGCTGATGTTCGGCGGTCGCTGGCTGGTCCAGTTCATCGCCAGCAAGCGCCAGGGCAAACCGGTGATCCCGCGTGCGTTCTGGTACATGAGCATCATCGGCAGCCTGATGACGCTCAGCTATTTCATCTTCGGCAAGAACGACGCCGTCGGCATCCTGCAGAACCTGTTCCCCAGCTTCACCGCCTGCTACAGCCTTTACCTGGACATCAAGCATCGCGGCTGGGATCGCGACCGTAACGCGCATTAG
- a CDS encoding glycosyltransferase family 2 protein, with translation MSASIHGQSPQLSVVVPVHNEEDNVAPLIGEITKALRGHIAFEIVYVDDTSRDATLQRLRELQASVPELRVIRHLSNAGQSTAVRNGVKAARASWIATLDGDGQNDPADIPKLLAQRDAAAAEIKLFAGWRVNRQDSGSKRWASKWANAIRARMLRDDTPDTGCGIKLFERDAFLDLPYFDHMHRYLPALMQRAGWKTVSVPVNHRHRTAGVSKYNNLNRAIVGIRDLRGVAWLIVRSRRTAVEEMVFESKTP, from the coding sequence ATGAGCGCGAGCATTCATGGTCAGAGCCCGCAACTGTCGGTCGTGGTGCCGGTCCACAACGAGGAAGACAACGTCGCGCCGCTGATCGGCGAGATCACCAAGGCGTTGCGCGGGCACATCGCATTCGAGATCGTCTACGTCGACGACACCTCGCGCGATGCCACGCTGCAACGCCTGCGGGAGCTGCAGGCGAGCGTGCCGGAACTGCGCGTCATCCGTCACCTGAGCAATGCCGGGCAGAGCACCGCCGTGCGAAACGGGGTCAAGGCCGCGCGCGCGTCGTGGATCGCCACCCTCGACGGCGACGGCCAGAACGATCCGGCCGACATCCCGAAACTGCTGGCGCAACGCGATGCCGCCGCAGCCGAGATCAAGCTGTTCGCCGGTTGGCGGGTGAATCGCCAGGACAGCGGCAGCAAGCGCTGGGCATCGAAGTGGGCGAACGCGATCCGCGCACGCATGTTGCGCGACGACACGCCCGACACCGGCTGCGGGATCAAGCTGTTCGAGCGCGATGCCTTCCTTGACCTGCCCTACTTCGACCACATGCACCGCTACCTGCCGGCGCTGATGCAACGCGCGGGATGGAAGACGGTGAGCGTGCCGGTCAACCATCGCCATCGCACCGCCGGTGTGTCCAAGTACAACAACCTCAACCGCGCGATCGTCGGCATCCGCGACCTGCGCGGCGTGGCCTGGCTGATCGTGCGCAGCCGCCGCACTGCCGTCGAAGAGATGGTTTTCGAGAGCAAGACGCCGTGA